In Marivirga salinae, a single window of DNA contains:
- a CDS encoding S9 family peptidase, translated as MKKIFFLFLLVFFSWNLTAQENLDYQKPPKEILELVDAPLAPSVLIDKKGENVVLIYRDPYKPIAELSEEELRLGGLRINPKTNIGSRTRYYNDIKTKKALKDNIKEVEGLPESPRLSNFNWSPNQKMIAFSHTTSTGVEIWVLNINESKATRLMEGIANANMGNPIEWKKDNSGLLVNVLPEDRKALINSGEAIPSGPVISVSDGEKAQNRTYQDLLSNTNDEFNFEQLALSKIVSLDLKGNATDFLPTAMYSSMSVSPNGEYVMVSQIKTPFSYIVPYYRFPNETNIYDMEGNLINQVNDVPLQEVLPKGFMSVRTGRRSMNWRNDKPATLIYAKALDEGDPENKVDFRDEVYQLEAPFKGEGKPLLKTINRYRYIQWGNDNIAIAHDYWWNTRNMKAYTFNPSNSEQEPKVLFDRNYQDRYNDPGSFVTTKNKFNEYVLELEGEKAFLMGDGYTPEGQFPFVDEINLKTQKKNRLYKSEYTDKLENLYSSIDMKKGTVLVRIESQTDYPNYYFRNIRKKDDLKQITSFENPFKSMQNVQKEVISYEREDGLSLDGTLYLPVNYDKESKEKKPMILWAYPREYKDKSSAGQNTSNPNEFIYPYYGSPIYWVTQGYVVLDGAAFPIVGEGEEEPNDTFREQLVDNAKAAIDAVDEMGYIDRERVAVGGHSYGAFMVANLLSHSDLFAAGIARSGAYNRTLTPFGFQSEERSYWESPETYYNMSPFMHAEKMKTPLLLIHGQADNNSGTYPLQSERYFNALKGLGATARLVMLPKESHGYSAKESILHMLWEQHEWLEKYVKNKQEDTSEDDEKSK; from the coding sequence ATGAAAAAAATATTCTTCCTCTTCCTGTTGGTATTCTTCAGCTGGAACTTAACGGCCCAAGAAAACTTAGATTATCAAAAACCCCCAAAAGAGATTTTAGAATTAGTTGATGCCCCATTAGCACCCTCAGTCTTAATTGACAAGAAGGGAGAAAATGTGGTTTTGATTTATAGAGATCCTTATAAACCAATAGCTGAGCTCTCAGAAGAGGAATTAAGACTTGGAGGGTTGCGTATTAATCCAAAAACCAATATTGGAAGCCGAACCCGATACTACAACGATATAAAAACCAAGAAAGCGCTAAAGGATAATATCAAGGAAGTAGAAGGCTTGCCCGAATCTCCAAGATTATCCAACTTTAATTGGTCGCCTAATCAAAAAATGATTGCTTTTTCTCATACTACTTCAACTGGTGTTGAGATTTGGGTTTTAAATATTAATGAAAGCAAAGCAACTCGATTGATGGAAGGTATTGCGAATGCAAATATGGGTAATCCTATTGAGTGGAAAAAGGATAATTCAGGACTTTTAGTAAATGTTTTGCCCGAAGATCGAAAAGCGCTCATTAATTCAGGAGAAGCTATTCCTAGTGGACCAGTTATTTCAGTAAGCGATGGAGAGAAAGCTCAAAATAGGACCTATCAGGATCTATTGAGTAATACTAATGATGAATTCAACTTTGAGCAATTGGCTTTATCCAAAATAGTCTCCTTGGATTTGAAAGGAAACGCGACAGATTTTCTACCGACTGCTATGTATTCTAGTATGTCAGTTTCTCCAAATGGAGAATATGTAATGGTAAGCCAGATTAAGACACCTTTTTCATACATAGTTCCTTACTATAGATTTCCTAATGAAACTAATATTTATGATATGGAAGGGAATTTAATTAATCAGGTGAATGATGTTCCTCTTCAGGAAGTTTTGCCTAAAGGCTTTATGTCAGTTAGAACAGGCCGAAGAAGTATGAATTGGAGAAATGACAAACCAGCAACTTTAATTTATGCAAAAGCTTTAGATGAAGGTGATCCGGAAAATAAAGTAGATTTTAGAGATGAAGTTTATCAATTAGAAGCTCCATTTAAAGGTGAAGGAAAGCCATTATTAAAAACCATCAATCGATACAGATACATCCAATGGGGAAATGATAATATAGCAATTGCCCATGATTATTGGTGGAATACTCGGAATATGAAAGCCTATACATTTAATCCATCTAATAGTGAACAAGAACCAAAAGTACTTTTTGATAGAAATTATCAAGATCGATATAATGACCCTGGAAGCTTTGTAACTACAAAGAATAAATTTAATGAATATGTGCTTGAATTAGAGGGTGAAAAAGCCTTTTTGATGGGAGATGGTTATACACCTGAGGGGCAATTTCCCTTTGTAGATGAGATTAATTTAAAAACACAAAAGAAAAACAGACTTTATAAATCGGAATATACCGATAAGCTCGAAAATTTATACTCTTCTATTGATATGAAGAAAGGAACAGTTTTGGTGAGAATAGAGTCCCAAACAGATTATCCTAATTACTATTTCAGAAATATTCGGAAGAAAGATGACTTGAAACAAATCACTTCCTTTGAGAATCCTTTTAAAAGTATGCAAAATGTGCAAAAGGAAGTAATAAGCTATGAAAGAGAAGATGGCCTTTCATTAGATGGAACTTTGTATTTACCTGTAAATTATGATAAAGAAAGTAAGGAGAAAAAGCCCATGATTTTGTGGGCTTATCCACGTGAGTATAAAGACAAAAGCAGTGCGGGTCAAAATACTTCTAATCCTAATGAATTTATTTATCCCTATTATGGAAGTCCTATTTATTGGGTAACTCAAGGTTATGTGGTATTGGATGGCGCAGCTTTCCCAATTGTTGGAGAAGGGGAGGAAGAGCCCAATGATACATTCAGAGAACAATTAGTGGATAATGCAAAAGCAGCCATTGATGCAGTGGATGAAATGGGTTATATTGATAGAGAAAGAGTAGCAGTCGGAGGGCATTCCTATGGTGCTTTTATGGTAGCCAATTTGCTTTCTCATTCTGATTTGTTTGCAGCAGGAATTGCCAGGAGCGGTGCTTATAATAGAACCTTAACTCCTTTTGGTTTCCAAAGTGAAGAACGTTCTTACTGGGAATCTCCTGAGACGTATTATAATATGTCTCCATTTATGCACGCTGAAAAAATGAAAACACCATTGTTGTTGATTCATGGACAAGCTGATAATAATTCAGGAACCTATCCTTTGCAAAGTGAACGATACTTCAATGCTTTAAAAGGCTTAGGAGCTACAGCACGATTAGTGATGCTGCCTAAGGAAAGTCATGGATATAGCGCAAAAGAAAGCATTTTGCATATGCTTTGGGAGCAGCATGAATGGTTAGAGAAATACGTTAAAAATAAGCAAGAGGATACTTCGGAAGATGATGAAAAATCTAAATGA
- a CDS encoding co-chaperone GroES: MSNVSFKPNEDRVLVEPAPVEEKTASGIIIPDTAKEKPQQGKIVAVGPGKDDAPVTVKVGDSVLYGKYSGTEFTLEGKEYLIMRNSDIFGTI, from the coding sequence ATGTCAAACGTATCATTTAAACCAAATGAGGATAGGGTTCTAGTAGAGCCAGCTCCTGTAGAAGAAAAAACAGCATCTGGTATTATCATTCCTGACACTGCAAAAGAAAAGCCTCAACAAGGTAAAATCGTTGCAGTTGGGCCAGGTAAAGATGATGCTCCTGTAACCGTTAAGGTTGGTGATTCTGTATTATACGGAAAGTATTCTGGAACAGAATTTACACTTGAAGGAAAAGAGTATTTAATTATGAGAAACTCCGACATTTTCGGCACTATTTAA
- the groL gene encoding chaperonin GroEL (60 kDa chaperone family; promotes refolding of misfolded polypeptides especially under stressful conditions; forms two stacked rings of heptamers to form a barrel-shaped 14mer; ends can be capped by GroES; misfolded proteins enter the barrel where they are refolded when GroES binds), translated as MAKNISFDLKARDGLRKGVDKLANAVKVTLGPKGRNVIIDKKFGAPSVTKDGVSVAKEIELKDPIENMGAQLVKEVASKTADEAGDGTTTATVLAQSIFKHGLKNVTAGANPMDLKRGIEKAVKLVVADLKKQSKDISNSNEIEQVGTISANNDATIGKMIAEAMDKVGKDGVITVEEARGTETEVKTVEGMQFDRGYQSPYFVTNTEKMEAELENPYILIYDKKIGSMKELLPILEAVSQTGKPLLIISEEVEGEALATLVVNKIRGSLKIAAVKAPGFGDRRKAMLEDIAILTGGTVISEERGYKLDGATLEYLGTAEKITIDKDNTTIVNGAGKKEDIQARVSQIKSQMENTTSDYDKEKLQERLAKLSGGVAILYIGAATEVEMKEKKDRVDDALHATRAAVQEGIVAGGGIALLRAIKALDKVDVENEDQETGVNIIRLALESPLRTIVENAGQEGSVIINKVLEGKDDYGYNARENKYENLFKAGVIDPTKVTRLALENAASISGLLLTTECVVADEEEEDAGGGMQGGGMPGGMGGMGGMM; from the coding sequence ATGGCAAAGAATATTTCATTTGACCTAAAAGCTAGAGATGGCTTAAGAAAAGGCGTTGATAAATTAGCTAATGCAGTAAAAGTAACTTTAGGACCAAAAGGTAGAAACGTAATCATCGATAAGAAATTCGGTGCTCCATCTGTAACAAAAGATGGTGTTTCTGTAGCTAAGGAAATCGAATTGAAAGATCCAATTGAGAACATGGGCGCTCAGCTTGTGAAAGAAGTTGCATCTAAAACTGCAGATGAGGCTGGAGACGGTACTACAACTGCCACTGTTTTAGCTCAATCTATTTTCAAGCATGGTTTGAAAAACGTGACAGCGGGTGCTAACCCAATGGACTTGAAAAGGGGTATTGAAAAAGCAGTTAAATTGGTTGTTGCAGACTTAAAGAAACAGTCTAAAGATATTTCTAACAGCAACGAAATTGAGCAAGTAGGTACTATTTCTGCTAACAACGATGCTACAATCGGTAAAATGATTGCCGAGGCAATGGACAAAGTTGGAAAAGATGGTGTAATCACTGTTGAAGAAGCTAGAGGTACTGAAACTGAAGTGAAGACTGTTGAAGGTATGCAGTTTGACAGAGGATATCAGTCTCCATATTTCGTGACTAACACGGAGAAAATGGAAGCTGAATTAGAAAATCCTTATATCTTAATTTACGATAAGAAAATCGGTAGCATGAAAGAATTGCTTCCTATCTTAGAAGCAGTTTCTCAAACTGGTAAGCCATTATTGATTATCTCTGAAGAAGTAGAAGGTGAAGCTTTAGCTACTTTAGTGGTAAACAAAATCAGAGGTTCTTTAAAAATTGCTGCAGTTAAAGCTCCTGGCTTTGGCGACAGAAGAAAAGCAATGTTAGAGGACATCGCTATCTTAACTGGTGGTACAGTAATTTCTGAAGAAAGAGGCTATAAATTAGATGGCGCTACTTTAGAGTATTTAGGTACTGCTGAGAAAATCACTATTGACAAAGACAATACTACTATTGTTAATGGTGCTGGTAAAAAAGAAGATATCCAAGCGAGAGTGAGTCAAATCAAATCTCAAATGGAGAACACTACTTCTGATTATGATAAAGAAAAATTACAAGAGCGTTTGGCTAAATTGTCTGGCGGTGTAGCTATTCTTTACATAGGAGCTGCTACAGAAGTAGAGATGAAAGAGAAAAAAGACAGAGTTGATGATGCTCTACACGCTACAAGAGCTGCAGTTCAAGAAGGAATTGTTGCAGGTGGTGGTATTGCTTTATTAAGAGCTATTAAAGCTTTAGATAAAGTAGATGTTGAAAATGAAGATCAAGAAACTGGTGTGAACATCATTAGATTAGCTCTTGAATCTCCTTTAAGAACTATTGTTGAGAATGCAGGTCAGGAAGGATCAGTAATCATCAATAAAGTATTAGAAGGAAAAGACGATTATGGATACAATGCACGTGAGAATAAATATGAAAATTTATTCAAAGCTGGTGTAATTGATCCAACTAAAGTTACTCGCTTAGCGCTAGAAAATGCGGCTTCTATCTCAGGATTATTGTTAACTACCGAATGTGTAGTGGCAGATGAAGAGGAAGAAGATGCTGGTGGCGGAATGCAAGGTGGCGGAATGCCAGGCGGCATGGGCGGAATGGGTGGAATGATGTAA
- a CDS encoding tellurite resistance TerB family protein yields the protein MDKHHIFKNYESFILFLLIHVGSSDYSLKGSEIEVILSKMEDYFPDIEDMDQLQSKFVTLKDEYEELSDSDINHIIYHNYLHYKNDRINANRILNDLQEVIMADGFIHDMETKTIEAIKKLLNIREADL from the coding sequence ATGGACAAGCATCATATATTTAAGAATTACGAAAGCTTTATTTTATTTTTACTAATTCATGTAGGAAGTTCAGATTATAGTCTTAAAGGCTCTGAAATAGAGGTTATTCTCTCTAAAATGGAAGATTATTTCCCTGACATTGAAGATATGGATCAACTCCAATCAAAATTTGTCACTTTGAAGGATGAATATGAAGAGCTTTCTGATTCTGACATCAACCACATCATTTATCATAATTATCTCCATTATAAGAATGACAGGATTAATGCTAATAGAATCTTAAACGACTTACAAGAAGTAATTATGGCAGATGGCTTTATCCATGATATGGAAACTAAAACCATTGAAGCAATCAAGAAATTATTAAATATAAGAGAAGCTGATCTTTAA
- the trhA gene encoding PAQR family membrane homeostasis protein TrhA, whose amino-acid sequence MKRAQTIEEELANSLTHGFGILFSVVAISLLMTFSVLEGSILHIISTSFFGGAFLLMYTFSTLYHAIQHQKTKTILRIFDHISIYFLIAGTYSPFLILGIGGTMGWLMFGIVWGIAVFGTIFKIFFTHRFPKLSLILYLGMGWIAVFIAKPLYEELSTTVLLLLIGGGLSYTIGTIFYTNHKMHYAHAIWHVFVLIGTITHFIAVMYLL is encoded by the coding sequence TTGAAGAGAGCCCAGACTATAGAAGAAGAATTAGCTAATAGCCTTACGCACGGATTTGGTATTTTATTTAGTGTGGTAGCCATTTCACTTCTTATGACATTTTCAGTTTTAGAAGGTAGTATTCTACATATTATCAGTACTAGCTTTTTTGGTGGAGCATTTTTACTAATGTATACCTTTTCAACTCTTTATCATGCGATTCAGCATCAAAAAACCAAAACGATTCTAAGGATTTTCGACCATATCAGTATCTATTTTCTGATCGCTGGCACTTACTCACCATTTTTGATTTTGGGAATAGGAGGTACCATGGGTTGGTTAATGTTTGGTATTGTTTGGGGAATAGCCGTTTTTGGAACCATTTTTAAAATATTTTTCACTCATCGATTCCCTAAACTTTCTTTAATTCTTTATTTAGGAATGGGATGGATAGCGGTATTTATTGCTAAACCATTATATGAAGAGCTTTCAACTACCGTGCTATTGTTATTAATAGGAGGGGGATTAAGCTATACAATCGGCACTATTTTTTATACAAACCATAAAATGCATTATGCCCATGCGATTTGGCATGTTTTTGTTCTGATTGGCACTATAACGCATTTTATAGCGGTTATGTATTTACTATAA
- a CDS encoding cold-shock protein, which produces MARSQNSFIKKQKEKKRMKKKEEKQEKKEMRKEQSKGGALDDMIAYVDDYGNILDSPPEEPKKDKKKDKEEDSENKEN; this is translated from the coding sequence ATGGCAAGATCACAAAACAGCTTTATCAAGAAACAGAAAGAGAAAAAGCGCATGAAGAAAAAAGAAGAGAAGCAAGAGAAAAAAGAAATGCGTAAAGAACAATCAAAAGGCGGAGCTCTTGATGATATGATTGCTTATGTTGATGATTACGGAAATATTCTAGATAGCCCACCAGAAGAGCCCAAAAAAGATAAGAAAAAAGATAAGGAAGAAGATTCCGAAAATAAAGAAAATTAA